Proteins encoded in a region of the Triticum dicoccoides isolate Atlit2015 ecotype Zavitan chromosome 3A, WEW_v2.0, whole genome shotgun sequence genome:
- the LOC119269323 gene encoding F-box protein At2g26850-like, translating into MLPLLLISTLPAFTLLLVAPASCKPWKLVRELGLVALLLARELLRHSASAAAGAGRKEQQGARMPPSKPKTPPPALAEGDADALPVLDLPELALERVLEELSPASLAATACVCAGLRDRCSMDGLWARHVRRKWGRVLGAATRREWQAELAARAAAAALPRPARRRGLADSLACAWPFSWIGRRWLKEDAAAAARSAPAPPADTVAAWYRALECGDFWFPAQVYNREDGHVGFLLSCYDAHLRYDRRTDTFTARYPPHGRKPAKEEEGVPWCRVRAAPLSTPAQDLHASACLEDLRPGDHFEIQWRKNKDFPYGWWYGVVGHLEPCNANEHLCRCHEDDTIMLEFKHYAAGSRWRQTTVSRKDHREKGDETDGFYGGIRKLQTKDEISTWRRFWPVDVLS; encoded by the exons ATGCTTCCGCTCCTCCTTATATCCACGCTCCCGGCCTTCACGCTGCTCCTCGTCGCGCCCGCCTCCTGCAAGCCCTGGAAGCTGGTGCGGGAGCTCGGCCTCGTCGCGCTGCTGCTGGCGCGGGAGCTGCTCCGgcactccgcctccgccgccgcgggcGCGGGCAGGAAGGAGCAGCAGGGCGCCAGAATGCCGCCGTCCAAGCCCAAGACGCCGCCGCCCGCATTGGCGGAGGGCGACGCGGACGCGCTCCCGGTGCTCGACCTGCCGGAGCTAGCGCTGGAGCGCGTGCTGGAGGAGCTGTCCCCGGCGTCGCTCGCCGCGACGGCGTGCGTCTGCGCGGGGCTCAGGGACCGCTGCTCCATGGACGGCCTGTGGGCGCGCCACGTCCGGCGCAAGTGGGGCCGCGTGCTCGGCGCCGCCACGCGCAGGGAGTGGCAGGCGGAGCTGGCCGCCAgagcggccgccgccgccctcccgcgCCCGGCCAGGCGGCGCGGCCTGGCGGACTCGCTGGCGTGCGCGTGGCCCTTCTCCTGGATCGGGCGGCGCTGGCTCAAGGaagacgccgccgccgctgcccgctcCGCACCCGCGCCGCCGGCGGACACGGTGGCCGCGTGGTACCGCGCGCTCGAGTGCGGCGACTTCTGGTTCCCCGCCCAGGTGTACAACCGCGAG GACGGGCACGTCGGGTTCTTGCTCTCGTGCTACGACGCTCACCTCCGCTACGACCGGCGAACCGACACCTTCACCGCCAG GTACCCGCCCCACGGCCGgaagccggccaaggaggaggagggcgtgccgTGGTGCAGGGTCCGCGCGGCGCCGCTGAGCACGCCGGCGCAGGACCTCCACGCTTCGGCCTGCCTGGAGGACCTCCGCCCCGGCGACCACTTCGAGATCCAGTGGCGGAAGAACAAGGACTTCCCCTACG GCTGGTGGTACGGCGTCGTGGGTCACCTGGAGCCGTGCAACGCCAACGAGCATCTCTGCCGCTGCCATGAAGATG ATACGATCATGCTGGAGTTCAAGCACTACGCGGCCGGGTCGAGGTGGAGGCAGACGACGGTGAGCAGGAAAGACCACCGGGAGAAAGGGGACGAGACGGACGGCTTCTACGGCGGCATCAGGAAGCTCCAGACCAAAGACGAGATCTCAACGTGGCGGAGATTCTGGCCGGTGGACGTGCTCAGCTGA